From the Solanum lycopersicum chromosome 10, SLM_r2.1 genome, one window contains:
- the OPR1 gene encoding 12-oxophytodienoate reductase 1 yields MENKVVEEKQVDKIPLMSPCKMGKFELCHRVVLAPLTRQRSYGYIPQPHAILHYSQRSTNGGLLIGEATVISETGIGYKDVPGIWTKEQVEAWKPIVDAVHAKGGIFFCQIWHVGRVSNKDFQPNGEDPISCTDRGLTPQIRSNGIDIAHFTRPRRLTTDEIPQIVNEFRVAARNAIEAGFDGVEIHGAHGYLIDQFMKDQVNDRSDKYGGSLENRCRFALEIVEAVANEIGSDRVGIRISPFAHYNEAGDTNPTALGLYMVESLNKYDLAYCHVVEPRMKTAWEKIECTESLVPMRKAYKGTFIVAGGYDREDGNRALIEDRADLVAYGRLFISNPDLPKRFELNAPLNKYNRDTFYTSDPIVGYTDYPFLETMT; encoded by the exons ATGGAAAATAAAGTCGTTGAAGAGAAACAAGTAGACAAGATCCCTCTAATGAGCCCTTGTAAAATGGGAAAGTTTGAGTTATGTCATAGAGTTGTATTGGCACCATTAACAAGGCAAAGATCTTATGGTTATATTCCTCAACCACATGCTATACTTCATTACTCACAAAGAAGTACAAATGGTGGCCTTCTAATAGGAGAGGCCACAGTAATATCTGAGACTGGCATAGGGTACAAAGATGTACCTGGTATATGGACAAAAGAGCAAGTGGAGGCTTGGAAACCAATTGTAGATGCAGTTCATGCTAAAGGAGGAATCTTCTTTTGCCAAATTTGGCATGTTGGTAGAGTTTCCAACAAAG ATTTTCAGCCCAATGGAGAGGATCCTATCTCCTGCACAGACAGAGGACTAACACCTCAAATTCGTTCCAATGGCATAGATATTGCACACTTTACACGACCTAGACGGTTGACAACAGATGAAATTCCTCAAATTGTTAACGAATTTCGAGTTGCTGCTAGAAACGCAATTGAAGCTGGATTTGATGGGGTTGAGATCCACGGAGCTCATGGCTATCTAATTGATCAGTTTATGAAAGATCAAGTTAACGATCGAAGTGATAAATATGGAGGGTCTTTAGAGAATCGTTGTAGATTTGCACTTGAAATAGTGGAAGCAGTTGCAAATGAGATTGGATCTGACCGAGTTGGTATAAGGATATCCCCATTTGCGCATTATAATGAAGCAGGGGACACGAACCCGACTGCTTTGGGACTTTACATGGTGGAATCGTTGAACAAGTATGATCTCGCGTATTGCCATGTGGTTGAGCCTAGGATGAAAACAGCTTGGGAAAAAATTGAATGTACTGAAAGCCTTGTACCGATGAGGAAGGCATATAAAGGTACTTTTATAGTAGCTGGTGGTTACGATAGAGAAGATGGAAACAGAGCTTTGATTGAAGATCGAGCTGATCTTGTTGCGTATGGACGTTTATTCATATCTAATCCAGATTTACCAAAGCGATTTGAGCTAAATGCTCCTCTTAACAAGTATAACAGAGACACATTTTATACTTCTGATCCAATTGTTGGCTATACTGATTATCCATTTCTAGAAACCATgacatga
- the LOC101261977 gene encoding UDP-glycosyltransferase 86A1-like has translation MMNQSTHQKPHAILFPYPLQGHVIPFVNLAIKLASNGFTITFINTQSIHQQISKAGRSNVIDNENNDLFSCACKSGLDIRDVSIYDGFPVDYDRSLNHDKFFEAIMNDFVFHVDEVVGKLMLSNPSPNILIGDTFYVWSSTIAKKYSLVNVSYWTEPALVFSVYYHMDLLKQNGHYDCIENKREDIIDYIPGVKAIKPTDLPSYLQSDDTNMVVNRIIKRAFKEVQIVDFIICNTVHELEPEIITALQKYLSIYSIGPIFSPGFTNTSVSTSLWSESNCTDWLDTKPNGSVLYVSFGSYAHTNKETIVEIARGLVISEVNFIWILRPDIVSSEETDYLPIGYEESIKDRGLIVPWCCQTAVISHPAVGGFLTHCGWNSIMESIWCSVPFICFPLLTDQFTNRKLVVDDWKIGINLCDEGSISRDEVAEKVKFLMKGKEAEEIKQRIKKIKKELEDGLALNGSSQVNFSKFMDDLESKISKKNVLDVEFENQKLNHIAK, from the exons ATGATGAACCAAAGTACACACCAAAAGCCTCATGCTATATTATTTCCTTACCCCCTTCAAGGTCATGTAATTCCTTTTGTTAACCTAGCAATCAAACTTGCATCCAATGGCTTCACAATTACCTTCATAAACACTCAATCAATTCATCAACAAATATCGAAAGCCGGTCGATCGAACGTTATTGATAACGAGAACAACGATCTTTTCTCATGTGCATGCAAATCAGGCCTTGATATACGAGATGTGTCTATTTACGATGGTTTTCCTGTAGATTACGATCGTTCACTTAATCATGACAAATTTTTTGAAGCTATCATGaatgattttgtttttcatgTCGATGAGGTTGTTGGAAAATTGATGCTCTCAAATCCATCACCAAATATATTGATTGGTGATACTTTTTATGTATGGTCATCAACCATAGCTAAAAAGTATAGTCTTGTGAATGTTTCCTATTGGACGGAACCAGCTCTTGTTTTTAGTGTGTATTATCACATGGACCTTCTAAAGCAAAATGGACACTATGATTGCATTG AGAATAAACGTGAGGACATCATAGATTACATACCAGGAGTGAAGGCTATAAAGCCAACAGATTTACCTTCTTATCTTCAGTCTGATGACACAAATATGGTGGTCAATCGAATAATCAAAAGGGCATTCAAAGAGGTGCAAATCgtagattttattatttgtaacaCTGTCCACGAACTCGAACCTGAAATCATAACCGCATTACAAAAATATCTCTCTATTTATTCGATTGGACCAATTTTCTCCCCTGGATTCACCAACACCTCAGTGTCAACTAGTCTATGGTCCGAATCCAATTGCACCGATTGGCTAGATACCAAGCCAAATGGCTCGGTCTTATACGTCTCGTTCGGGAGCTATGCTCATACTAATAAAGAAACTATAGTGGAAATTGCGCGTGGTCTGGTAATCAGTGAAGTGAATTTTATTTGGATACTTCGTCCTGATATTGTTAGTTCagaagagactgattatttacCGATTGGCTACGAAGAGAGTATTAAGGATCGAGGATTAATCGTGCCATGGTGCTGTCAAACGGCTGTCATTTCTCACCCCGCGGTAGGGGGATTTCTGACTCATTGTGGATGGAATTCGATTATGGAAAGCATATGGTGCTCTGTTCCGTTTATTTGTTTTCCCTTGCTAACCGATCAATTTACTAATAGAAAATTAGTAGTCGATGATTGGAAAATTGGGATTAATCTTTGTGATGAGGGTTCAATTTCGAGGGATGAAGTGGcagagaaagtgaaatttctGATGAAAGGCAAGGAAGCAGAGGAAATTAAGCAACGgattaagaaaattaagaagGAATTAGAGGATGGATTAGCATTAAATGGATCATCTCAAGTGAATTTTTCAaagtttatggatgatttagagtccaaaatttcaaagaaaaatgtgtTGGACGTAGAATTTGAGAATCAGAAATTAAATCATATCGCAAAATGA
- the MYB75 gene encoding transcription factor MYB75: MNTPMCASLGVRKGSWTEQEDSLLRDCIQKYGEGKWHLVPARAGLNRCRKSCRLRWLNYLRPHIKRGDFAPDEVDLILRLHKLLGNRWSLIAGRLPGRTANDVKNYWNTHFHKKLSIIAPHLHPHSRPRSHPRLQIKHKSIAVTKNEIIRPQPRNFSNVKKNDSHWCNNKSMITNTLDKDDKRCNEIVVNICEKPIGENTSSIDDGVEWWTNLLENCIEIEEETANTNFGKTPTMLLHEEISPPLVNGEDNSMQQGPTNNWDDFSTDIDLWNLLN, from the exons atgaatactCCTATGTGTGCATCGTTGGGAGTTAGGAAAGGTTCATGGACTGAACAAGAAGATTCTCTTTTAAGAGATTGCATTCAAAAATATGGTGAAGGAAAGTGGCATCTTGTTCCTGCTAGAGCTG GTTTAAATCGATGTCGAAAGAGTTGCAGACTAAGGTGGCTAAACTATCTAAGGCCACATATCAAGAGAGGTGACTTTGCTCCAGATGAAGTGGATCTCATCTTGAGACTTCACAAACTCTTAGGCAATAG GTGGTCACTTATTGCTGGTAGACTTCCAGGAAGGACAGCAAACGATGTGAAGAACTATTGGAATACACACTTTCACAAGAAGTTAAGTATTATTGCTCCTCATCTACATCCTCATTCTCGTCCTCGTTCTCATCCTCGTCTACAGATTAAGCATAAGAGCATCGCGGTTACTAAGAATGAAATAATAAGACCTCAACCTCGGAACTTCTCAAACGTTAAGAAGAATGATTCTCATTGGTGCAACAACAAAAGTATGATCACAAACACATTAGACAAAGATGACAAACGTTGCAACGAAATCGTTGTAAATATTTGTGAGAAGCCAATAGGAGAAAATACATCGTCGATAGACGATGGAGTTGAATGGTGGACAAATTTACTGGAAAATTGCattgaaattgaagaagaaacagCTAATACAAATTTTGGAAAAACACCAACAATGTTGTTACATGAGGAAATATCACCACCGTTAGTTAATGGTGAAGACAACTCCATGCAACAAGGACCAACTAATAATTGGGATGACTTTTCAACTGATATTGACTTATGGAATCTACttaattaa
- the ANT1 gene encoding anthocyanin 1 yields the protein MNSTSMSSLGVRKGSWTDEEDFLLRKCIDKYGEGKWHLVPIRAGLNRCRKSCRLRWLNYLRPHIKRGDFEQDEVDLILRLHKLLGNRWSLIAGRLPGRTANDVKNYWNTNLLRKLNTTKIVPREKINNKCGEISTKIEIIKPQRRKYFSSTMKNVTNNNVILDEEEHCKEIISEKQTPDASMDNVDPWWINLLENCNDDIEEDEEVVINYEKTLTSLLHEEISPPLNIGEGNSMQQGQISHENWGEFSLNLPPMQQGVQNDDFSAEIDLWNLLD from the exons ATGAACAGTACATCTATGTCTTCATTGGGAGTGAGAAAAGGTTCATGGACTGATGAAGAAGATTTTCTTCTAAGAAAATGTATTGATAAGTATGGTGAAGGAAAATGGCATCTTGTTCCCATAAGAGCTG GTCTGAATAGATGTCGGAAAAGTTGTAGATTGAGGTGGCTGAATTATCTAAGGCCACATATCAAGAGAGGTGACTTTGAACAAGATGAAGTGGATCTCATTTTGAGGCTTCATAAGCTCTTAGGCAACAG ATGGTCACTTATTGCTGGTAGACTTCCCGGAAGGACAGCTAACGATGTGAAAAACTATTGGAACACTAATCTTCTAAGGAAGTTAAATACTACTAAAATTGTTCCTCGCGAAAAGATTAACAATAAGTGTGGAGAAATTAGTACTAAGATTGAAATTATAAAACCTCAACGACGCAAGTATTTCTCAAGCACAATGAAGAATGTTACAAACAATAATGTAATTTTGGACGAGGAGGAACATTGCAAGGAAATAATAAGTGAGAAACAAACTCCAGATGCATCGATGGACAACGTAGATCCATGGTGGATAAATTTACTGGAAAATTGCAATGACGAtattgaagaagatgaagaggttgtaattaattatgaaaaaacaCTAACAAGTTTGTTACATGAAGAAATATCACCACCATTAAATATTGGTGAAGGTAACTCCATGCAACAAGGACAAATAAGTCATGAAAATTGGGGTgaattttctcttaatttacCACCCATGCAACAAGGAGTACAAAATGATGATTTTTCTGCTGAAATTGACTTATGGAATCTACTTGattaa
- the LOC101250068 gene encoding transcription factor MYB1, which yields MNSTSMSSLGVRKGSWTEQEDLLLRKCINKYGEGKWHLVPIRAGLNRCRKSCRLRWLNYLRPHIKRGDFASDEIDLILRLHKLLGNRWSLIAGRLPGRTANDVKNYWNTNLLRKVNITKIVPREKFKSKRGEISTKIEIIKPQARKFISNTEKNITNNIVIVDKEEECKEIISEKQTRDASIDNGDEWWANLLENCNDDVVEEEEGGGGGVTDYGKTITSLLHEEITPPLNGGGNIMQQEQSDGWDDFFVDIDIWDLLN from the exons ATGAACAGTACATCTATGTCTTCTTTGGGAGTAAGAAAAGGTTCATGGACTGAACAAGAAGATCTCCTCTTGAGGAAATGTATCAACAAGTATGGTGAAGGAAAGTGGCATCTTGTTCCCATAAGAGCTG GTCTGAATAGATGTCGGAAAAGTTGTAGACTAAGGTGGCTAAATTATCTAAGGCCACATATAAAGAGAGGTGACTTCGCTTCGGATGAAATAGATCTCATTTTGAGGCTTCATAAACTTTTAGGCAacag ATGGTCACTTATTGCTGGTAGACTTCCAGGAAGGACAGCAAACGATGTGAAAAACTATTGGAACACAAACCTTCTAAGGAAggtaaatattactaaaattgtTCCACGTGAAAAGTTTAAGAGTAAACGAGGAGAAATTAGTACTAAGATTGAAATAATAAAACCTCAAGCTAGGAAGTTCATATCGAACACAGAGAAGAATATTACAAACAATATTGTAATTGTAGACAAAGAGGAAGAATGTAAGGAAATAATAAGTGAGAAGCAAACTAGAGATGCATCGATAGACAACGGAGATGAATGGTGGGCAAATTTACTGGAAAATTGCAACGACGAcgttgttgaagaagaagaaggaggaggaggaggtgTAACTGATTATGGAAAAACAATAACAAGTTTGTTACATGAGGAAATAACACCACCATTAAATGGTGGAGGTAACATCATGCAACAAGAACAAAGTGATGGTTGggatgatttttttgttgatattgaTATATGGGATTTACTTAATTAA
- the LOC101259996 gene encoding heavy metal-associated isoprenylated plant protein 3, whose protein sequence is MGEKIKVEGAEKKNESSIVLKLDLHCEGCAQKLRRFIRHTHGVEKVKSDCETGKLTVKGDVDPSWLRERVEIKTKKKVELISSPPKKDAGDKKSGGDKKSGEKTEDKKEDEKKPKEAQVISVVALKIRVHCDGCAHKIKRVIKKIKGVQEVNIESEKDLATVKGSMDIKKLTPYLIDKLKQNVEVVPSKKDNEGGEKKAKEGDNDKKEKESGGGGKGGDKKEKGDTEKKDGESKVASGGGGGGGSEVVNKMEYYGYNANTFYAMPMQHQSYMNQDYGATMYNHGYAHTGYVVEYGHQPQYVPPPPPPTYLNAPQMFSDENPNGCFIM, encoded by the exons ATGGGTGAAAAAATCAAAGTTGAAGGAGCAGAGAAGAAGAACGAAAGTTCAATTGTTTTAAAACTGGATTTGCATTGTGAAGGTTGTGCACAAAAACTCAGACGATTCATTCGCCATACTCAtg GTGTGGAAAAAGTGAAATCGGATTGTGAAACTGGAAAACTGACGGTTAAAGGTGACGTTGACCCTTCATGGCTCCGGGAGAGAGTGGAGATCAAAACCAAAAAGAAGGTGGAGCTTATATCATCGCCGCCCAAAAAGGACGCCGGAGATAAAAAGAGCGGCGGAGATAAAAAGTCCGGTGAAAAAACAGAGGACAAGAAGGAAGACGAGAAGAAACCCAAAGAG GCTCAAGTAATCAGTGTGGTGGCATTAAAGATTCGGGTGCATTGTGATGGATGTGCACATAAAATCAAACGAGTTATTAAAAAGATTAAAG GGGTACAAGAAGTGAATATAGAATCAGAAAAAGATTTGGCCACGGTAAAGGGGTCAATGGATATAAAGAAGTTAACTCCttatttgattgataaattgAAGCAAAATGTTGAAGTGGTTCCATCTAAGAAAGACAATGAAGGTGGTGAAAAGAAAGCCAAGGAAGGTGACAATGACAAGAAGGAGAAAGAGAGCGGCGGTGGCGGCAAAGGCGGTGACAAGAAAGAAAAAGGCGATACGGAGAAAAAAGACGGTGAATCAAAGGTGGCtagtggtggtggtggaggagGAGGGAGTGAGGTGGTCAACAAAATGGAATACTATGGTTATAATGCAAATACATTTTACGCGATGCCTATGCAACATCAGAGTTATATGAATCAAGACTATGGCGCGACAATGTACAATCATGGTTATGCTCATACGGGCTACGTAGTCGAGTATGGCCACCAGCCTCAGTATGTGCCACCACCTCCTCCACCAACATACCTGAACGCGCCTCAAATGTTTAGTGATGAAAATCCTAATGGTTGTTTTATTATGTGA